One Trichoderma asperellum chromosome 5, complete sequence genomic region harbors:
- a CDS encoding uncharacterized protein (TransMembrane:1 (i221-242o)~BUSCO:EOG092D45SG) has product MMSSTNEEDPFLQVQQDVLSQISSIRPLFASYLRIRSLASSHTSPELTSARTELETALSSLAEDLADLVASVQAIESNPSQFGISDHEASRRKRLVQEVGAEIQDMREELNKNIARTGGGGSDLPDPSSFAIGDGDGDGDAYTEFEQQQQVEIMQEQDRHLDGVFHTVGNLRRQADDMGRELEEQNEMLEVVDDLADRVGNRLQTGMAKLQYVMRKNEDRLSSCCIGVLIFVLILLLVLLLIL; this is encoded by the exons ATGATGTCCTCAACGAACGAGGAGGACCCCTTCCTCCAAGTCCAACA AGATGTCCTCAGCCAAATTTCGTCCATCCGGCCGCTCTTCGCCTCATACCTTCGCATCCGCTCCCTCGCCTCATCACATACCTCTCCAGAACTGACATCTGCGCGCACCGAGCTCGAAACCGCGCTCTCTTCCCTGGCAGAAGATCTCGCCGACCTCGTGGCCTCTGTCCAAGCCATCGAATCCAACCCCTCCCAGTTCGGCATCTCCGACCATGAGGCCTCTCGCCGGAAACGTCTCGTCCAGGAAGTCGGCGCCGAGATCCAGGACATGCGCGAGGAGCTCAACAAGAACATCGCCAGGAcaggtggtggcggcagcgacTTGCCGGACCCGAGCTCCTTTGCGatcggcgacggcgacggcgacggcgacgcgTACACTGAgtttgagcagcagcagcaggtggAGATTATGCAGGAGCAAGATAGACATCTTGATGGCGTGTTTCATACTGTTGGAAACCTGCGTCGCCAGGCAGATGATATGGGGCGAGAACTAGAAGAGCAAAACGAGATGCTGGAAGTGGTAGACGACCTGGCGGACCGGGTAGGCAACCGGCTGCAGACTGGCATGGCCAAGCTGCAGTATGTGATGCGCAAGAACGAAGATCGGCTGAGCAGCTGTTGTATCGGCGTTTTGATATTCGTTTTGATACTGTTGCTCGTTCTTTTGTTGATCCTGTga
- a CDS encoding uncharacterized protein (BUSCO:EOG092D3HBU): MTNSPPPRRRSQFLSNPESGLLSNFLYDGRNNELNHQSALAAAQAEHKRVREAAIRVYELHELREEHQRILELERKEQERLRAEAAIVEEERRLRELKAKTVPKLPPEPVPAPPKKVEPTPAPQPEPPKPQEPAKQPISEIKQQPAANVAAPQVNGFLGGQNKSATNNAFAPTAQVGSAPKLESRLPPPARASPAVQAPAVQAPAAGSLSAQKNALAERYVEIHKELKRLRQVLQAEAKVPGSPLKGKMGTYRREIRVSIGQLTAGKGANAQPIQKITTALKESLEGRVPSAPIEVSRFIVGQRQPVEGALNNDNTLPSLFIYLLNICAKGIINQFINECSANPKAADPIGVFTAHIFSQKDFLWRGESLIDILMAKFRVVCPVLFGLRGSDKTERGRLAIGWKKDGPGYVTEQTHNDRMTGLGAGFASISLRDFSKTAKANPYPPVNYWKALAGIVNSPPNETSNTQYVVLRAMIEGHEQRFLNFYGNAAIAALRLALIDFPKRAPANASAAQSLRAMVELLRTEGLVLS; the protein is encoded by the exons ATGACCAATTCTCCCCctccgaggaggaggagccaaTTTCTGTCGAATCCTGAGAGCGGCCTACTATCCAACTTTCTTTATGATGGTCGGAATAATGAGCTGAACCATCAGAGTGCTCTCGCCGCCGCTCAGGCGGAGCACAAGCGCGTACGAGAAGCGGCCATCCGGGTTTATGAGCTCCATGAGCTTCGAGAAGAACATCAGCGGATTCTAGAGTTAGAGCGCAAGGAGCAGGAGAGACTCAGAGCGGAGGCGGCCatagttgaagaagagcggaGGCTTCGAGAACTCAAGGCCAAGACGGTGCCGAAACTTCCTCCCGAACCTGTGCCAGCGCCTCCCAAAAAGGTAGAGCCAACACCAGCTCCTCAGCCAGAGCCTCCGAAGCCCCAAGAGCCTGCCAAACAACCAATTTCCGAAATCAAACAACAACCGGCGGCAAATGTAGCTGCTCCTCAAGTGAATGGGTTTTTGGGAGGGCAGAATAAATCAGCCACGAATAATGCCTTTGCACCTACCGCTCAAGTAGGTAGCGCGCCAAAACTCGAGAGTCGCTTGCCACCACCTGCACGGGCATCACCGGCGGTCCAGGCTCCGGCGGTCCAGGCTCCAGCGGCTGGTTCTCTATCAGCACAAAAAAATGCCTTGGCAGAGCGATATGTCGAAATTCACAAGGAACTGAAGAGGCTGCGGCAGGTCCTGCAGGCTGAAGCGAAGGTGCCTGGGTCACCTCTCAAGGGCAAGATGGGAACCTATCGAAGAGAGATCCGAGTCTCTATTGGACAGCTTACCGCTGGCAAAGGTGCCAACGCGCAACCC ATTCAAAAAATCACAACGGCACTAAAGGAATCTCTGGAGGGCAGAGTACCCAGCGCTCCCATTGAAGTAAGCCGGTTCATCGTAGGGCAAAGGCAGCCAGTCGAAGGCGCCTTAAATAACGACAACACGCTaccttctctcttcatctaCCTCTTAAACATTTGCGCTAAGGGCATCATAAACCAATTCATCAACGAGTGCAGTGCCAACCCAAAGGCTGCAGATCCAATCGGCGTTTTCACCGCCCATATATTTTCTCAGAAAGACTTTTTATGGCGCGGCGAATCACTAATTGACATCCTCATGGCCAAGTTCCGAGTTGTTTGTCCGGTCTTGTTTGGCTTGAGGGGAAGTGACAAGACTGAAAGGGGTAGACTAGCCATAGGATGGAAAAAAGATGGCCCTGGGTATGTCACCGAGCAGACTCACAACGACAGAATGACTGGTCTGGGAGCTGGCTTCGCTTCGATCTCTCTTCGCGACTTTAGCAAGACGGCTAAAGCAAATCCATATCCACCGGTCAACTACTGGAAGGCACTGGCTGGCATTGTCAACTCCCCTCCGAATGAGACTTCGAATACACAGTATGTGGTTTTAAGAGCGATGATTGAAGGGCACGAGCAGCGGTTTTTGAATTTCTACGGAAATGCGGCCATTGCCGCGTTGCGCCTCGCTCTAATCGACTTTCCAAAGAGAGCGCCTGCGAACGCTTCCGCAGCACAGTCATTACGAGCTATGGTGGAGCTACTTCGCACCGAAGGACTTGTTCTAAGCTGA
- a CDS encoding uncharacterized protein (SECRETED:SignalP(1-18)~EggNog:ENOG41), whose protein sequence is MPSLRTAAISLLAATAAALPSMPRFTTRQLQYHDVAKRQNAAAQALGLNDFDILQFALTLENLENAFYQQGFAKFPASDFTALGLSDAQIKDLTQIGFTESEHVIVLQSALAQNDIQPVAPCTYNFGFTDAAGMVATAAILENVGISAYLGAAPLLASPAILGVAGSILTIEARHQSSIRVFSKQEAVPQGFDAPLGPKAVFSLAAPFIASCPSGSNLKLTAFPTLSLASPTDPTTVNSVLKLQSSASSSGKFCAFTSGGVVPGGTMFTPFTEADGCKVPEGVAGITYLSLSSSAPLTGALTDDITVAGPIAITVS, encoded by the exons ATGCCTTCCCTCAGAACTGCTGCAATCTCTCTGCTGGCTGCTACTGCCGCCGCCCTCCCCTCGATGCCTAGGTTTACTACCCGGCAATTACAGTATCATGATGTTGCCAAGAGGCAAAATGCTGCTGCCCAGGCTCTTGGTCTCAATGACTTTGATATTCTGCAATT CGCCTTGACCTTGGAGAATCTCGAAAATGCTTTCTATCAACAGGGCTTCGCCAAATTCCCTGCCTCTGATTTTACTGCTCTCGGTCTCAGCGACGCTCAAATCAAGGATCTGACGCAGATTGGCTTCACCGAGTCTGAGCACGTTATTGTTCTCCAGTCCGCGCTCGCGCAGAACGACATCCAGCCCGTCGCGCCTTGCACTTACAACTTTGGCTTCACTGATGCCGCCGGCATGGTCGCAACTGCCGCCATTCTTGAGAACGTCGGTATCTCGGCCTACCTTGGAGCTGCCCCCTTGCTGGCATCCCCGGCTATTCTTGGTGTTGCTGGCTCGATTCTCACCATCGAGGCTCGTCACCAGAGTTCCATTCGCGTCTTTAGCAAGCAGGAGGCCGTGCCTCAAGGCTTTGATGCCCCCCTCGGCCCCAAGGCAGTCTTTTCTCTCGCTGCCCCATTCATCGCATCTTGCCCAAGTGGCTCTAACCTCAAACTCACTGCCTTCCCTACTCTCAGCTTGGCGAGCCCCACCGATCCTACGACTGTCAACTCGGTTCTGAAGCTCcaatcttctgcttcttccagcGGCAAGTTTTGCGCCTTTACCTCTGGTGGCGTCGTTCCTGGCGGTACTATGTTTACTCCCTTTACCGAAGCCGACGGCTGCAAGGTCCCCGAGGGAGTTGCCGGCATCACATATCTCTCGCTGTCCAGCTCGGCTCCTTTGACAGGTGCCCTGACAGACGATATTACCGTTGCCGGTCCAATTGCCATTACGGTGTCATAG